In a genomic window of Helianthus annuus cultivar XRQ/B chromosome 10, HanXRQr2.0-SUNRISE, whole genome shotgun sequence:
- the LOC110885705 gene encoding probable aminotransferase TAT2, with protein MVNGKMNMETPTNVTIKGILGTLMASVDEKKKKRLISLGMGDPTAYSCFTTNIVVQDSVVQTLESQKFNGYSPTVGLLQTRTAIAEYLSLNLPYKLLEDDVYITAGCTQAIEVAISILARPNANILVPKPGFPIYELCAAFRNVEIRHFDLLPDKGWEVDLEAVDALTDQNTVAIVIINPGNPCGNVYSYQHLKKIAEAAKKNKILVIADEVYGHLAFGENPFVPMGVFGSMVPVLTLGSLSKRWLVPGWRLGWFVTTDPNGIFKNAKTVERIKKYFDICGGPATFIQAAVPRILEDTKKAFFTSMLCTLKQTCDICFEKINEIPCFTCPQKPQGAMAVMVKLNVSLLKDISDDIDFCFKLAKEESVILLPGLTVGLKNWVRITFAAEPSSLEEALDRIKYFYQRHSHHQCN; from the exons ATGGTAAATGGGAAGATGAACATGGAAACACCAACAAATGTTACAATAAAAGGTATTCTTGGTACTTTAATGGCAAGTGTtgatgagaagaagaagaagaggctAATCTCTTTAGGAATGGGCGACCCGACCGCTTATTCATGCTTCACTACCAATATTGTTGTTCAAGATTCCGTGGTTCAAACTCTTGAATCCCAAAAATTCAATGGCTATTCGCCTACTGTCGGCCTCCTCCAAACACGAAC GGCAATTGCTGAATATTTATCCTTGAATCTTCCATACAAACTATTAGAAGATGATGTGTATATAACAGCAGGCTGCACACAAGCTATAGAAGTTGCAATATCAATTCTAGCTAGACCGAACGCAAACATATTGGTTCCAAAACCGGGATTCCCAATTTACGAGCTTTGTGCAGCTTTTCGAAATGTGGAAATCCGACATTTTGACCTTCTTCCAGATAAAGGCTGGGAGGTTGACCTTGAAGCCGTTGACGCCTTAACTGATCAAAATACGGTTGCTATTGTAATAATAAATCCCGGGAATCCTTGTGGCAATGTCTATAGTTATCAACATTTAAAAAAG ATTGCTGAAGCTGCAAAGAAGAACAAGATTTTAGTTATAGCAGATGAGGTTTACGGGCATTTAGCATTCGGGGAAAACCCGTTTGTGCCTATGGGTGTATTTGGGTCCATGGTTCCGGTTCTTACACTTGGTTCGTTGTCGAAAAGATGGTTAGTGCCTGGTTGGAGGCTTGGGTGGTTTGTTACCACCGATCCTAACGGCATCTTCAAAAATGCAAAG ACTGTTGAGCGGATAAAGAAGTACTTCGATATATGTGGCGGCCCGGCAACCTTTATACAG GCAGCTGTGCCTCGCATCTTGGAGGATACAAAAAAGGCGTTCTTCACAAGTATGTTATGCACACTGAAGCAGACTTGTGATATTTGTTTCGAGAAAATTAACGAGATCCCTTGTTTCACATGCCCACAAAAACCTCAGGGAGCTATGGCTGTTATG GTGAAACTGAATGTTTCTTTACTAAAAGATATTAGTGATGATATTGACTTCTGTTTCAAGCTAGCCAAAGAAGAATCTGTAATCCTTCTTCCAG GTCTTACAGTGGGTCTAAAGAACTGGGTTCGGATAACTTTTGCTGCAGAACCATCTTCTCTTGAAGAAGCTCTTGATAGAATCAAATATTTCTACCAAAGGCATTCCCATCACCAATGTAACTAG
- the LOC110885704 gene encoding E3 SUMO-protein ligase MMS21: MSDNAAAMASTSTSDPRNTSKMKSAATTLSGENQTLLADIRKAMVTMKEIGVSLEKQNKTQMVKELETEFVELLKAYEECANLSTAVESVGNMYRPSEQVTDFKKLIDNEMVKTKRRSSAPQVSQLLRQFKEAIWNVHNSGLPMPGEEQEDIVMTSTQNILLNNTCPLSGKPVTELSEPVRSMDCKHIYEKSVIMQYIRSKHGQPKCPMAACPKIIKADRVVCDPLLHIEIEESRAMNQRASKPNIIEDFTGDSENEGSE, from the exons ATGTCCGACAACGCCGCCGCCATGGCATCCACATCCACATCAGATCCACGAAACACATCGAAGATGAAATCCGCCGCTACCACCCTTTCCGGCGAAAACCAAACCCTCCTTGCA GATATCCGAAAAGCTATGGTTACAATGAAGGAAATTGGGGTCAGTCTGGagaaacaaaacaaaacccaaaTG GTGAAGGAGCTTGAAACTGAGTTTGTGGAGTTGTTGAAAGCTTATGAGGAGTGTGCTAATCTTTCTACTGCGGTTGAGTCTGTTGGGAATATGTATCGGCCCAGTGAACAG GTGACTGATTTTAAGAAGCTGATTGATAATGAGATGGTGAAGACGAAACGTCGTTCGTCGGCTCCGCAAGTTAGTCAGTTGTTGCGCCAGTTTAAAGAAGCTATATGG AATGTGCATAATTCTGGACTACCTATGCCTGGCGAAGAACAGGAAGATATCGTAATGACTAGCACACAGAATATCCTTTTAAACAACACTTGTCCTCTAAGTGGTAAACCCGTGACCGAACTCTCAGAACCCGTACGCAG TATGGACTGCAAACATATATATGAGAAGTCGGTTATCATGCAGTACATAAGGTCCAAGCATGGGCAACCTAAATGTCCAATGGCAG CATGTCCTAAAATAATTAAGGCGGATAGAGTGGTCTGTGACCCGTTGTTACACATTGAAATCGAGGAATCACGAGCAATGAACCAACGGGCATCCAAGCCTAATATCATAGAGGATTTCACAGGGGATTCAGAAAATGAAGGTTCAGAGTGA
- the LOC110885702 gene encoding uncharacterized protein LOC110885702 has translation MEEAGDLLEDSWFFGNLLHSKTRTISRSYSDLSFKSSSPLSSTQENAKRKNSSISSRKQPPVAPPSLTRTPSLPYSLETQSFLAKKPDPSPHSMSSLVGNDKKDVFIKNDPKSSSLSSRKQLPVAPSSLNRTPSLSNSKETQSFQAKKPNPHLTRTPSISTSSGGSDHEDEEDHEIEFTLGRLIRQASMNSSHTSNPPRQTSKAMIENTRKKPEMDQERFIEVRKMERNRSQSRKNNGKNGAPAIPGGWVDKSSSEDMKAHIKFWARAVASNVRQECS, from the exons ATGGAAGAAGCTGGAGATCTTTTGGAAGATAGTTGGTTCTTTGGAAACTTGCTTCACTCTAAAACAAGAACTATCTCTAGATCTTATTCTGATCTTTCTTTTAAATCTTCTTCTCCCTTGAGTTCAACTCAAGAAAACGCCAAGCGAAAAAACTCGAGCATTTCTTCAAGAAAGCAACCACCCGTCGCTCCTCCAAGTCTAACGCGAACGCCATCATTGCCATATTCGCTAGAAACACAATCTTTTCTAGCGAAAAAGCCTGACCCGAGTCCTCATTCAATGTCTTCTCTAGTTGGAAATGATAAAAAGGATGTCTTTATCAAGAATGATCCAAAAAGCTCAAGCCTTTCTTCAAGAAAGCAACTGCCCGTTGCTCCTTCAAGTCTAAACCGAACGCCATCTTTGTCAAATTCAAAAGAAACACAATCTTTTCAAGCGAAAAAGCCCAACCCGCATTTGACCCGAACACCATCCATTTCAACTTCTTCAGGGGGGAGTGATCATGAAGACGAGGAAGATCACGAAATTGAGTTTACTTTAGGGAGATTGATAAGGCAGGCATCCATGAACTCTTCACATACATCGAATCCACCTCGACAAACATCTAAG GCAATGATAGAAAACACGCGAAAGAAACCCGAAATGGATCAAGAAAGGTTTATTGAAGTGAGAAAGATGGAGAGAAACAGAAGCCAAAGCAGAAAGAATAATGGGAAGAATGGTGCCCCTGCAATACCAGGAGGATGGGTTGATAAGAGTTCATCAGAAGACATGAAGGCCCATATCAAGTTTTGGGCCAGAGCTGTAGCTTCTAACGTGCGCCAAGAGTGTTCATGA